One window of Paralichthys olivaceus isolate ysfri-2021 chromosome 20, ASM2471397v2, whole genome shotgun sequence genomic DNA carries:
- the gmpr gene encoding GMP reductase 1, with the protein MPRVDADLKLDFKDVLFRPKRSSLKSRSEVDLQRTFTFRNSKQTYTGIPVIAANMDTTGTFEMAQVLSKHTLFTAIHKHYSVEDWKTFAADHPECMEHVAASSGSSNADLEKLCAILEAVPALKYICLDVANGYSEYFVEFVKTVRGKFPKHTIMAGNVVTGEMVEELILSGADIIKVGIGPGSVCTTRIKTGVGYPQLSAVIECADSAHGLKGHIISDGGCSCPGDVAKAFGAGADFVMMGGMLAGHDQCKGEVIEKNGKKYKLFYGMSSDTAMKKYVGGVAEYRASEGRTVEVPYRGDVENTIRDVLGGLRSTCTYVGAAKLKELSRRTTFIRVTQQSSQMFT; encoded by the exons ATGCCTCGAGTGGACGCAGACCTCAAGCTGGACTTCAAGGATGTCCTGTTCAGACCCAAGAGGAGCAGCCTGAAGAGTCGCTCAGAG GTGGACCTTCAGAGGACCTTCACATTCCGCAACTCCAAACAGACCTACACCGGCATCCCTGTCATCGCCGCTAACATGGACACCACAGGGACGTTTGAGATGGCACAAGTCCTCAGCAAA cACACCCTCTTCACAGCCATTCACAAACACTACTCCGTAGAAGACTGGAAAACTTTTGCTGCTGATCATCCAGAATGCATGGAG CATGTAGCTGCCAGCTCAGGCAGCAGCAACGCAGACCTGGAGAAGCTGTGTGCCATCTTGGAAGCCGTCCCCGCCCTCAAGTACATCTGTCTGGACGTGGCCAACGGCTACTCCGAGTACTTTGTGGAGTTTGTGAAGACGGTCAGAGGGAAGTTCCCCAAACACACCATCATG GCCGGTAACGTGGTAACAGGTGAGATGGTGGAGGAGCTCATCCTCTCTGGGGCTGACATCATCAAAGTGGGCATCGGGCCAG gttcTGTGTGCACGACAAGGATCAAGACCGGAGTGGGTTACCCACAACTCAGTGCTGTCATAGAGTGTGCAGACTCAGCCCATGGACTGAAAGGACACATTATCTCT GATGGAGGCTGCAGTTGCCCAGGTGATGTAGCCAAGGCCTTTG GTGCCGGGGCTGACTTTGTGATGATGGGAGGAATGCTCGCAGGCCACGACCAGTGCAAAGGGGAGGTCATCGAGAAGAACGGCAAGAAGTACAAACTCTTCTACGGCATGAGCTCCGACACGGCCATGAAGAAATACGTGGGAGGGGTCGCTGAGTACAG GGCATCTGAAGGGAGGACCGTGGAGGTGCCGTACAGGGGAGATGTGGAGAACACCATCCGTGACGTGCTGGGGGGCCTGCGCTCCACTTGCACCTATGTGGGCGCCGCCAAACTGAAAGAGCTGAGCAGGAGAACCACCTTCATCCGTGTCACACAACAGTCAAGTCAAATGTTCACTTAG
- the atxn1a gene encoding ataxin-1a produces MKSNQERSNECLPPKKREIPSSTLPSENRSLIMPPASDSQRSENMAWLASVAGNESSMGGHRSSSQSDGHHYKSLSSTSDSSTSSSSLRLVSSLPTVYTSPLSQSTVGGTVHYTQLPPNLQFIASPYTAPYAGYISPQLLPPPPPPPPLSLSSSSSSMATQRPSHTETASAPSQASKHDQHKASTGRTSMPPPSMDPPLHHTQMSTSPRTVLSTHHQGGVHLSPQSLHHHHTFGHGMSQVLVQYMDGSTRNEEGGSRPRELHNGELERGRRFGASPEFSLSKSGNKSRDVNSSLTSYEHQLVLPSEYSTHDPSGLRTSVMLMHNSHGDHQLVPPRAGPEKLTTCSPAHLEKGGIILGKPVNRTSSSSSNNTSSFTFPPPLSVDSLKAAVSTLSPQTVIQTTHSATEALSMGLPSSSIYPQPPIIGYIAGGSGSQHTSISYHTSLQQHLLIPGAQPVIIPVSGGGVTTLEPVTSHGTSSTQAAPFPSALPHTYIAATAPKERTLETSSGSYHHAASGAVVPAQLHLPIVSTPPGLVAPSAPPPQSNTVAPPSLPPYFIKGSIIQLADGELKRVEDLKTEDFIQSAEISNELKIDSSTVERIESCHTSPNVAVVQFSVGEHRAQVSVEVLVEYPFFVFGQGWSSCCPDRTTQLLELPCTKLSVGDVCISLTLKNLKNGSLKKSQPLELATPASVPASSHGHLKPPRAVSDAPQSCSGGGFRHNERENGISQRGSGGSGNGSGGGGPNVENGDVMFGERGSVSKGQAASIPKAGRKRRWSAPEGRKVEKSEEEPPLTLPKPSFIPHEVKISIEGRSNIGK; encoded by the exons ATGAAGTCCAACCAGGAACGCAGTAATGAATGTCTGCCCCCAAAGAAGAGGGAGATCCCCTCAAGCACTTTACCATCTGAAAACCGTTCACTCATCATGCCACCAGCCAGTGACAGTCAGCGCTCAGAGAACATGGCCTGGCTTGCCAGTGTGGCTGGGAATGAGAGCAGCATGGGTGGGCACCGTAGCTCCAGTCAGTCTGATGGGCACCATTATAAATCGCTGTCCTCCACATCAGACTCTTCAACCTCCTCTTCGTCACTGAGGCTAGTCTCATCTCTTCCCACAGTTTATACATCCCCCTTGTCACAATCTACAGTTGGCGGAACTGTCCATTACACCCAACTGCCTCCCAATCTGCAGTTCATAGCGTCACCTTACACTGCCCCGTACGCAGGCTACATCTCCCCTCAActgctcccccctcctcctccacctccccccctctccctgtcATCGTCGTCCTCCTCTATGGCCACACAGAgaccctcacacacagagacagcctcTGCTCCTTCGCAGGCCTCCAAGCATGACCAGCACAAAGCGTCCACTGGGCGGACCTCCATGCCACCGCCTTCTATGGACCCCCCCCTTCACCATACTCAGATGTCAACTTCCCCACGGACTGTTCTGTCAACTCATCACCAAGGAGGTGTTCACCTCTCTCCCCAGTCACTGCACCACCATCATACTTTTGGACATGGAATGTCCCAGGTTTTGGTGCAGTACATGGACGGATCCACCAGGAATGAGGAAGGTGGCTCTAGACCCAGAGAACTCCACAATGGAGAACTGGAAAGGGGCCGGCGGTTCGGAGCATCCCCTGAGTTCAGCCTCTCCAAGTCGGGGAACAAATCACGCGATGTCAATTCGTCTTTGACCTCTTATGAGCACCAGCTGGTTCTACCATCAGAATACTCTACACATGATCCCTCAGGGCTGAGAACCTCTGTTATGCTAATGCACAACAGCCATGGAGACCACCAGCTGGTACCACCCAGAGCCGGCCCTGAGAAGCTGACAACTTGTTCCCCCGCACACTTGGAGAAAGGTGGAATCATCCTGGGCAAGCCAGTCAATcgcacatcctcctcctcctccaacaacACCTCCTCGTTCACGTTTCCACCACCATTGAGTGTAGACAGTCTAAAAGCTGCTGTCAGTACACTCTCACCCCAGACCGTTATCCAAACCACTCACAGTGCTACAGAGGCACTTTCAATGGGGCTCCCCTCCAGCAGTATCTACCCCCAGCCACCTATCATCGGTTACATCGCAGGGGGCAGCGGAAGCCAGCATACGTCAATCAGCTACCACACCAGCCTACAACAACACTTACTCATTCCTGGTGCCCAACCAGTCATAATCCCTGTTAGCGGAGGTGGGGTCACAACATTGGAACCTGTAACCTCCCACGGGACATCATCCACCCAAGCTGCACCTTTTCCTAGCGCACTCCCACACACGTACATTGCTGCCACTGCTCCCAAAGAACGGACTCTTGAAACCTCCAGTGGCTCGTACCACCATGCCGCTTCAGGTGCAGTGGTCCCAGCCCAGCTTCATCTCCCCATTGTTTCCACGCCACCAGGTTTGGttgctccttctgctcctcctccccagTCCAATACGGTGGCGCCTCCCTCACTCCCCCCATATTTCATCAAGGGCTCCATCATCCAGCTGGCTGACGGGGAGCTGAAACGAGTGGAGGATCTGAAGACAGAGGACTTCATCCAGAGTGCCGAGATCAGCAATGAACTGAAGATCGACTCGTCCACGGTGGAGCGCATCGAAAGCTGCCACACCTCACCTAACGTAGCTGTTGTTCAGTTTTCTGTTGGTGAGCACCGTGCACAG GTGAGCGTCGAGGTCTTGGTGGAGTATCCCTTCTTCGTCTTCGGCCAGGGGTGGTCTTCGTGTTGCCCGGACCGGACCACCCAGCTTCTAGAGCTGCCTTGCACCAAGCTTTCTGTGGGCGATGTTTGTATTTCGCTCACTCTCAAGAACCTTAAGAATGGATCTCTGAAGAAGTCTCAGCCCCTGGAGCTGGCCACCCCAGCCTCTGTCCCAGCCTCTAGCCACGGGCACCTCAAACCTCCAAGGGCTGTGTCTGATGCTCCCCAGAGCTGCAGTGGAGGAGGCTTTAGGCACAACGAGCGGGAGAATGGTATCAGCCAGCGGGGGAGCGGTGGAAGTGGGAATGGGAGCGGAGGAGGGGGCCCCAATGTGGAAAACGGGGATGTAATGTTTGGGGAAAGAGGGTCAGTTTCTAAAGGTCAGGCTGCCAGCATCCCAAAAGCTGGCAGGAAGCGGAGGTGGTCTGCCCCTGAGGGTCGAAAAGTGGAGAAATCCGAAGAGGAGCCACCTTTGACCCTGCCTAAACCTTCCTTCATCCCTCATGAGGTGAAAATAAGCATCGAGGGAAGGTCGAATATTGGCAAGTGA